Proteins from a single region of Nakamurella deserti:
- a CDS encoding DUF3883 domain-containing protein: MDWPVPAHVRRGMGLPLVPVDNPAVQEPSINPASVELMSAEDETLDRYHLVEQEAPGGRTPGPTRTAQFKAVKMALHPDQDARNKVLGLAGERLILLAEQRRLVQLGRPELAERIVHVLVVEGDGAGYDIRSFSEDGRARHIEVKTTRNAASASFFVSPNELAFSETHPDSFELVRVYHFDASTETAKFYRLAGPLSRFVSLVPTQFRASLLGLDTEAALQVLDPWMLRDWGTLRCVEPQRLARLPSRRPNADADGFDVFTADRTTIQTLRFSEKPMRLLPSTLKATH; the protein is encoded by the coding sequence ATGGACTGGCCAGTGCCCGCTCATGTCCGTCGCGGCATGGGGTTACCCCTCGTCCCAGTAGACAACCCCGCAGTGCAAGAACCGTCGATCAATCCGGCTTCGGTCGAGTTGATGAGCGCGGAGGACGAGACCCTGGACCGATACCACCTGGTGGAACAGGAAGCACCAGGCGGCCGCACTCCTGGACCCACTAGAACAGCGCAATTCAAGGCAGTCAAGATGGCGCTGCACCCGGATCAAGACGCACGAAACAAGGTCCTCGGCTTGGCTGGCGAACGGCTTATTCTGCTTGCGGAGCAACGCCGGCTTGTGCAACTTGGGCGGCCCGAACTCGCAGAACGGATCGTCCACGTGTTAGTAGTCGAAGGAGATGGTGCAGGCTATGACATCCGCTCATTTAGTGAAGACGGACGCGCACGGCACATCGAGGTGAAGACAACGAGGAATGCCGCATCTGCGTCGTTCTTCGTTAGTCCTAACGAGCTCGCCTTCAGCGAAACACACCCCGATAGTTTCGAACTTGTCCGGGTGTATCATTTCGATGCGTCCACAGAGACTGCCAAGTTTTACAGACTCGCCGGACCATTGAGCAGGTTCGTATCCCTGGTCCCGACGCAGTTCCGAGCGAGCCTCTTGGGTTTAGATACGGAAGCCGCGTTGCAGGTACTAGACCCATGGATGCTGCGGGACTGGGGGACCTTGAGGTGCGTCGAGCCCCAACGGCTCGCTCGACTTCCATCACGACGGCCTAACGCGGATGCTGACGGGTTCGATGTCTTCACTGCGGACAGGACGACGATACAGACATTGCGTTTCTCGGAGAAACCTATGCGTCTATTGCCAAGCACCTTGAAAGCTACTCATTAA
- a CDS encoding pyridoxal-dependent decarboxylase, producing MPAPHWTPDEFRRQGHAAIDWIASYQERVADLPVRSSVRPGEIAAMLPVSPPAGGEPFAALLADLDRLMPGISHWQHPSFFAYFPANASGPAILGDLLASGLGVQGMVWATSPAATEVETRTMDWLAELLGLPDRFRSSGAGGGVIQDTASSAVLTALVAALHRASDGMLRRRGFDRPYTVYCSAEAHSSVAKAVTVAGVGSDQLRRIATVSPGGPLDVAALEQALTDDVTAGRRPALIVSAVGTTGTGAVDDTVALGALARRFGAWLHVDAAWAGVAAVAPEFRPLLNAGLESADSYATNPHKWLLTNFDCDAFYVADRVALTSALAENPEYLRTAESDAGAVIDYRDWHIQLGRRFRALKLWAVLRHYGPDGLAAHIRDGVALAERFAAGLRGDDRFSITHENLSLVCFRLTDDDATGSATLDLMRRVNESGRAYLSHTTTGGRAVIRMAVGTPATAERHIDDLLALLAELR from the coding sequence GTGCCTGCTCCCCACTGGACCCCCGACGAGTTCCGCCGTCAGGGCCACGCCGCCATCGACTGGATCGCCTCCTACCAGGAACGGGTCGCCGATCTCCCGGTGCGTTCGTCGGTGCGACCGGGCGAGATCGCCGCGATGCTGCCGGTGTCGCCGCCGGCCGGCGGCGAACCGTTCGCCGCGCTGCTCGCCGATCTCGACCGGTTGATGCCGGGCATCAGCCACTGGCAGCACCCGTCCTTCTTCGCCTACTTCCCGGCCAACGCCTCCGGACCGGCGATCCTGGGTGATCTGCTCGCGTCCGGGCTCGGGGTGCAGGGCATGGTGTGGGCGACGAGCCCGGCGGCCACCGAGGTCGAGACCCGCACGATGGACTGGCTGGCCGAGCTGCTCGGCCTGCCGGACCGCTTCCGGTCGAGCGGGGCCGGCGGTGGGGTCATCCAGGACACCGCCTCGAGTGCGGTGCTCACGGCGCTGGTCGCGGCGCTGCACCGGGCCAGCGACGGGATGCTGCGGCGGCGCGGCTTCGACCGCCCCTACACCGTCTACTGCTCGGCCGAGGCCCACTCGTCCGTGGCCAAGGCCGTGACCGTGGCCGGGGTCGGGTCCGACCAGCTGCGCAGGATCGCCACCGTCTCGCCGGGCGGTCCGCTCGACGTGGCCGCACTGGAGCAGGCGCTGACCGACGACGTGACCGCCGGCCGGCGGCCGGCGCTCATCGTGTCGGCCGTCGGCACGACCGGCACCGGCGCCGTGGACGACACCGTCGCACTCGGCGCGCTCGCCCGCCGCTTCGGCGCCTGGCTGCACGTCGACGCCGCCTGGGCCGGGGTCGCCGCCGTGGCGCCGGAGTTCCGGCCGCTGCTCAACGCCGGGCTGGAGTCCGCGGACTCCTACGCCACCAACCCGCACAAGTGGCTGCTGACCAACTTCGACTGCGACGCCTTCTACGTGGCCGACCGGGTGGCGCTGACGTCCGCGCTGGCCGAGAACCCGGAGTACCTCAGGACGGCCGAGTCCGACGCCGGGGCGGTCATCGACTACCGGGACTGGCACATCCAGCTCGGCCGGCGGTTCCGGGCGCTCAAACTGTGGGCGGTGCTGCGCCACTACGGCCCGGACGGCCTCGCCGCCCACATCCGGGACGGGGTCGCCCTGGCCGAGCGGTTCGCGGCGGGCCTGCGGGGCGACGACCGCTTCTCGATCACCCACGAGAACCTGTCGCTGGTCTGCTTCCGGCTCACCGACGACGACGCGACGGGGAGCGCCACCCTCGATCTCATGCGGCGGGTGAACGAGAGCGGGCGGGCGTACCTGTCGCACACCACCACCGGCGGCCGGGCGGTCATCCGGATGGCGGTGGGGACACCGGCGACCGCGGAACGGCACATCGACGACCTGCTCGCGCTGCTGGCCGAGCTGCGCTGA
- a CDS encoding SRPBCC domain-containing protein: MSVEPRAVGHTRDAGWEVGVSAVLDIAPDALWGWLTGSGLAHWLGETGGPLPHDAGATGRTATGGRFEIRSVRDGEKIRLRWEPAGGAGMTVVQVSVRAASRGRARLGFHEERLPDARAREHRREHWRGVISAIAADIATVGRDRE, from the coding sequence GTGTCAGTTGAGCCGCGCGCGGTCGGGCACACCCGCGACGCCGGCTGGGAGGTCGGCGTCAGTGCTGTCCTGGACATCGCCCCCGACGCGCTGTGGGGGTGGCTGACCGGCTCCGGCCTGGCCCACTGGCTGGGGGAGACCGGCGGCCCACTGCCCCACGACGCCGGCGCCACCGGGCGCACCGCGACCGGGGGCCGCTTCGAGATCCGCTCCGTGCGGGACGGCGAGAAGATCCGGTTGCGGTGGGAGCCCGCCGGAGGCGCGGGCATGACGGTCGTGCAGGTGTCCGTCCGGGCGGCCTCCCGCGGCCGGGCACGGTTGGGCTTCCACGAGGAGCGACTGCCCGACGCCCGGGCCCGCGAGCACCGCCGTGAGCACTGGCGGGGCGTCATCTCGGCCATCGCCGCGGACATCGCGACCGTCGGGCGCGACAGGGAATGA
- a CDS encoding glutamate synthase subunit beta yields the protein MADPSGFLKYQRQTPHRRPVPLRLRDWNEVYEPFDKDATRAQAARCMDCGIPFCHQGCPLGNLIPEWNELTRLDSWEDASERLHATNNFPEFTGRLCPAPCEGSCVLGIGDDPVAIKLVEQEIADRSIASGQALVPRPAEVRTGKKVAVVGSGPAGLAAAQQLARAGHDVVVFERDIRIGGLMRYGIPWFKMDRAVLDARLDQLRAEGVEFVAGVNVGAEGSDVTVAALRDRFDAVILATGSTVPREIDVEGRHLAGIHLAMDYLVQANKVLEGTLDTLSIDAKDKDVVIIGGGDTGADCYGTALRQGARSVRQLDIHVAPPATRDPSTPWPVYPLMLRTSAAHEEGGERIFGVNSTTFAADENGAVTGIHLVEGTRVPGGFIPTEGTDTFVKADLVFIALGFTGPETPGLLEGLGVGITQRGNVQRDDAYMTTVDGVFVAGDAGRGQSLIVWAIAEGRSAAAGVDAYLMGSSMLPDPVHPTAVALR from the coding sequence GTGGCTGACCCCAGCGGATTTCTGAAGTACCAGCGGCAGACCCCGCACCGGCGTCCCGTGCCGCTGCGGCTGCGGGACTGGAACGAGGTGTACGAGCCGTTCGACAAGGACGCGACCCGTGCGCAGGCCGCCCGCTGCATGGACTGCGGCATCCCGTTCTGCCACCAGGGCTGCCCGCTGGGCAACCTCATCCCGGAGTGGAACGAGCTGACCCGGTTGGACAGCTGGGAGGACGCGTCCGAACGGCTGCACGCGACGAACAACTTCCCGGAGTTCACCGGACGGCTGTGCCCGGCCCCGTGTGAGGGCTCCTGCGTCCTCGGTATCGGCGACGATCCGGTGGCCATCAAGCTGGTCGAGCAGGAGATCGCCGACCGCTCGATCGCCTCCGGCCAGGCGCTCGTGCCGCGCCCGGCGGAGGTCCGCACCGGCAAGAAGGTCGCCGTGGTCGGCTCCGGTCCGGCCGGCCTCGCGGCGGCCCAGCAGTTGGCCCGTGCCGGTCACGACGTCGTCGTCTTCGAGCGCGACATCCGTATCGGCGGGTTGATGCGGTACGGCATCCCGTGGTTCAAGATGGACCGCGCCGTGCTCGACGCGCGGCTGGACCAGCTCCGGGCCGAAGGGGTCGAGTTCGTCGCCGGGGTCAACGTCGGCGCCGAGGGCTCGGACGTGACCGTCGCCGCGCTCCGCGACCGGTTCGACGCCGTCATCCTCGCCACCGGCTCGACCGTGCCGCGCGAGATCGACGTCGAGGGACGTCATCTCGCCGGGATCCACCTGGCCATGGACTACCTGGTCCAGGCGAACAAGGTGCTCGAGGGCACCCTGGACACCCTGTCGATCGACGCGAAGGACAAGGACGTCGTCATCATCGGCGGCGGTGACACCGGCGCCGACTGCTACGGCACCGCGCTGCGCCAGGGTGCGAGGTCGGTCCGCCAGCTCGACATCCACGTGGCGCCGCCCGCCACCCGGGATCCCTCGACGCCGTGGCCGGTCTACCCCCTGATGCTGCGGACCTCCGCCGCGCACGAAGAGGGTGGCGAGCGCATCTTCGGGGTCAACTCCACCACCTTCGCCGCCGACGAGAACGGCGCCGTCACCGGTATCCACCTCGTCGAGGGCACGCGCGTCCCCGGCGGGTTCATCCCCACCGAGGGCACCGACACGTTCGTCAAGGCCGACCTCGTCTTCATCGCGCTCGGCTTCACCGGGCCCGAGACGCCGGGTCTGCTCGAGGGCCTCGGCGTGGGGATCACCCAGCGGGGCAACGTCCAGCGCGACGACGCCTACATGACCACCGTGGACGGCGTGTTCGTGGCGGGCGACGCGGGCCGCGGCCAGTCGTTGATCGTCTGGGCGATCGCCGAAGGACGGTCGGCCGCCGCCGGCGTCGACGCCTACCTGATGGGCTCGTCGATGCTGCCGGACCCTGTGCACCCGACCGCGGTCGCGTTGCGCTGA
- a CDS encoding acyl-CoA thioesterase, whose amino-acid sequence MTDGSDRSSAGPAAAPERDTDGVLRGQVVLDALVRLLTLEQTGPASFRGYSPPGSGRARVFGGQVASQALVAAARTVPADRQVHSLHAYFLRPGMSSIPIEYEVDRLRDGTSFTTRRVLAQQNGQTTFAMSASFQIDEAGLDHTETMPDVPAPESLPTLAERVAGVSREIAGWRRAPRAFDVRYVSEPPWVVQPAAPGEEAHSRIWFKADGVLPDDPVLHVCLLAYLSDVTLLEGVLTQHGLAYGGDDVQLASLDHAMWFHRPLRADEWLLYDVSSPSTSGGRGLGIGKFYDRAGQLVATVVQEGLMRLR is encoded by the coding sequence ATGACGGACGGGTCGGACCGGTCGTCGGCCGGCCCGGCCGCCGCACCCGAGCGCGACACCGACGGGGTGCTGCGCGGCCAGGTCGTGCTCGATGCGTTGGTGCGGCTGCTGACGCTCGAACAGACCGGGCCGGCGTCGTTCCGCGGCTATTCGCCGCCCGGATCCGGGCGTGCCCGGGTGTTCGGCGGGCAGGTCGCGAGCCAGGCGCTGGTCGCCGCGGCCCGCACCGTGCCGGCGGACCGCCAGGTCCACTCACTGCACGCCTACTTCCTGCGGCCCGGCATGTCCTCGATCCCGATCGAGTACGAGGTGGACCGCTTGCGGGACGGCACCTCCTTCACCACCCGCCGCGTGCTGGCCCAGCAGAACGGCCAGACGACCTTCGCGATGTCCGCGTCGTTCCAGATCGACGAGGCCGGCCTCGACCACACCGAGACGATGCCGGACGTGCCTGCGCCGGAGTCGTTGCCGACGCTGGCCGAACGGGTCGCGGGTGTCTCCCGGGAGATCGCCGGCTGGCGTCGGGCGCCCCGTGCCTTCGACGTCCGCTACGTGAGCGAGCCGCCGTGGGTGGTCCAGCCCGCCGCCCCCGGGGAGGAGGCGCACAGCCGGATCTGGTTCAAGGCCGACGGCGTCCTGCCGGACGACCCGGTGCTGCACGTCTGTCTGCTGGCCTACCTGTCCGACGTCACGTTGCTCGAAGGGGTGCTGACGCAGCACGGTCTCGCCTACGGCGGGGACGACGTACAGCTGGCGTCGCTGGACCACGCCATGTGGTTCCACCGACCGTTGCGCGCCGACGAGTGGCTGCTCTACGACGTCAGCTCACCGAGCACGTCCGGCGGGCGGGGACTGGGCATCGGCAAGTTCTACGACCGCGCGGGGCAACTGGTCGCGACCGTCGTGCAGGAGGGTCTGATGCGGCTGCGCTGA
- a CDS encoding VOC family protein, giving the protein MEIQITLDCDEPHELVAFWSTALGYEIEDHTAVVEGLVATGRLPEQAVVHTDHGTGFADLAACRDPEGRRPRMLLQREPGRPPGKLRQHLDLQVGAERADHEVARLVALGATVAWTSADRGVATTTLRDPEGNEFCVS; this is encoded by the coding sequence ATGGAGATCCAGATCACCTTGGACTGCGACGAGCCCCACGAGCTGGTCGCGTTCTGGTCAACGGCGCTGGGCTACGAGATCGAGGACCACACGGCGGTCGTGGAAGGGCTGGTCGCCACGGGGCGGCTCCCGGAGCAGGCGGTGGTGCACACCGACCACGGCACCGGGTTCGCCGACCTCGCGGCCTGCCGCGACCCGGAGGGCCGTCGACCCCGGATGCTGCTGCAGCGGGAACCGGGTCGCCCGCCGGGGAAGCTGCGGCAGCACCTGGACCTGCAGGTCGGCGCGGAGCGCGCCGACCACGAGGTCGCGCGCCTCGTCGCGCTCGGCGCCACCGTCGCGTGGACCAGTGCCGACCGCGGGGTCGCGACGACGACGCTGCGCGATCCGGAGGGCAACGAATTCTGTGTCAGTTGA
- a CDS encoding CGNR zinc finger domain-containing protein, whose protein sequence is MLGRQERERWLVDPRGGRFAFDSGSVALDLAYTGGPGRYAVFEVLHSPVDLVHWLADSDLGVTVPTPDSATFDRIRDLRPAILGLATSAATGGVPPDDDVRIVNDWAARPALVPQLVDGAVHWAAPSAAAAAATVARETITLVTTADGRLRRCAADDCPLVFHDRSRAGVRRWCSMQRCGNRHKVRRHRARSVPPAPDAPGPAAR, encoded by the coding sequence ATGCTGGGTCGTCAAGAGCGGGAACGGTGGCTGGTCGACCCTCGCGGCGGACGGTTCGCCTTCGACTCCGGGTCGGTGGCGCTGGACCTCGCCTACACCGGCGGGCCGGGCCGCTACGCGGTGTTCGAGGTCCTGCACTCCCCCGTCGATCTGGTCCACTGGCTGGCCGACAGCGATCTGGGCGTCACCGTGCCGACGCCGGACAGCGCCACGTTCGACCGCATCCGCGATCTCCGGCCGGCGATCCTGGGGCTCGCCACCAGTGCCGCGACCGGCGGGGTGCCTCCCGACGACGACGTCCGGATCGTCAACGACTGGGCCGCCCGGCCGGCGCTGGTGCCGCAGCTCGTCGACGGAGCCGTGCACTGGGCCGCGCCGAGCGCCGCGGCGGCCGCCGCCACCGTGGCCCGGGAGACCATCACCCTGGTGACCACCGCCGACGGCCGGCTCCGGCGGTGCGCCGCCGACGACTGTCCCCTGGTCTTCCACGACCGCTCCCGCGCGGGAGTACGCCGGTGGTGCTCCATGCAGCGCTGCGGCAACCGACACAAGGTGCGCCGGCACCGGGCCCGGTCCGTGCCCCCGGCCCCCGACGCGCCCGGGCCCGCCGCGCGCTAG
- the pyk gene encoding pyruvate kinase — translation MDRRAKIVCTLGPATYSAEAIANLVESGMDVARMNFSHGDHADHEVVYHRVREASNASGRAVGVLADLQGPKIRLGRFADGPVMWANGEQVTITVDDLVGDHDRVSTTYKGLATDARPGDRLLIDDGKVGLVVHDVQGNDVVCTVVEGGEVSNNKGISLPGMNVSVPAMSEKDVADLKFALSLGVDFIALSFVRSASDIELVHAVMDEVGAPRIPVIAKLEKPEAVANLEAIVLAFDGVMVARGDLGVELPLEQVPLVQKRIVTIARENAKPVIVATQMLDSMIDHSRPTRAEASDVANAVLDGTDAVMLSGETSVGKYPFITVKTMARIIQAVEAESVEAPELKHVPKTRRGVISYAARDIGERLEAKALVAFTKSGDTIKRLARLHTELPLLAFTADASTRSQLALTWGVETFLVPPVETTDEMIDLVDAELSKMPAFSKGDLVVVVAGSPPNTSGSTNLIRVHRIGEADFD, via the coding sequence ATGGATCGTCGAGCCAAGATCGTCTGCACACTGGGCCCCGCCACGTACTCCGCGGAGGCCATCGCCAATCTGGTCGAGTCCGGGATGGACGTCGCCCGGATGAACTTCAGTCACGGTGACCACGCCGACCACGAGGTCGTCTACCACCGCGTCCGCGAGGCCTCCAACGCCAGCGGCCGCGCCGTCGGCGTCCTCGCCGACCTCCAGGGCCCCAAGATCCGCCTCGGCCGGTTCGCCGACGGTCCGGTCATGTGGGCCAACGGGGAGCAGGTGACGATCACCGTCGACGACCTCGTCGGCGACCACGACCGCGTCTCCACCACCTACAAGGGCCTGGCCACCGACGCCCGCCCGGGTGACCGCCTGCTCATCGACGACGGCAAGGTCGGGCTCGTCGTCCACGACGTGCAGGGCAACGACGTCGTCTGCACCGTCGTCGAAGGTGGCGAGGTCTCCAACAACAAGGGCATCTCGCTCCCCGGCATGAACGTCTCGGTCCCCGCGATGTCGGAGAAGGACGTCGCCGACCTCAAGTTCGCGCTGAGCCTGGGCGTGGACTTCATCGCGCTGTCCTTCGTCCGCTCCGCGAGCGACATCGAGCTGGTGCACGCCGTCATGGACGAGGTCGGCGCGCCGCGCATCCCGGTCATCGCCAAGCTCGAGAAGCCCGAGGCGGTCGCCAACCTCGAGGCCATCGTGCTCGCGTTCGACGGCGTCATGGTCGCCCGCGGCGATCTCGGCGTCGAGCTGCCGCTGGAGCAGGTGCCGCTGGTGCAGAAGCGCATCGTGACCATCGCGCGGGAGAACGCCAAGCCGGTCATCGTGGCCACCCAGATGCTCGACTCGATGATCGACCACTCCCGGCCGACCCGCGCCGAGGCGTCCGACGTCGCCAACGCCGTCCTCGACGGCACCGACGCGGTGATGCTGTCCGGCGAGACGTCGGTGGGCAAGTACCCGTTCATCACGGTCAAGACGATGGCCCGCATCATCCAGGCCGTCGAGGCCGAGTCGGTCGAGGCGCCCGAGCTCAAGCACGTTCCGAAGACCCGCCGTGGCGTCATCTCCTACGCCGCGCGCGACATCGGCGAGCGCCTGGAGGCCAAGGCCCTGGTCGCCTTCACCAAGTCCGGCGACACCATCAAGCGCCTCGCCCGGTTGCACACCGAGCTGCCGCTGCTGGCGTTCACCGCCGACGCGTCGACCCGCTCCCAGCTCGCGCTGACGTGGGGTGTGGAGACCTTCCTGGTCCCCCCGGTCGAGACCACGGACGAGATGATCGACCTGGTCGACGCCGAGCTGAGCAAGATGCCCGCGTTCAGCAAGGGTGACCTGGTGGTCGTCGTGGCGGGCTCGCCGCCCAACACCTCCGGCTCGACCAACCTGATCCGGGTGCACCGGATCGGCGAGGCGGACTTCGACTGA